A region of Pleionea litopenaei DNA encodes the following proteins:
- the rpoD gene encoding RNA polymerase sigma factor RpoD: MSSQSQKSQLKLLIARGKEQGFLTYAEVNDHLPPDIVDPDQVEDIIRMINDMGIQVFESAPDADALLMADSVADEEAAEEAAAALASVDSDFGRTTDPVRMYMREMGTVELLTREGEIDIAKRIEEGIREVAVAIAEYPATVETLLDDYDRFLAGEIKLSDIITGFSDGTEDDDIIIGGTHVGSEVPEDEQDDDDDDDDDSADEDLGPDPEEAAEKFAALRKQHEKTVNAIKKYGRAHKSAQKQVSELQEQFMQFKLLPKEFDRLTSKMRNKMDALRTQERLIMKLVVDQGKMPRKTFISEFPGNETNTKWLNSHLSKDVAYHDALEMIAEDVIRCQNKLLHIEEDTNLSIAEFKETNRRMSIGEAKARRAKKEMVEANLRLVISIAKKYTNRGLQFLDLIQEGNIGLMKAVDKFEYRRGYKFSTYATWWIRQAITRSIADQARTIRIPVHMIETINKLNRISRQMLQEMGREPQPEELAVRMEMPEDKIRKVLKIAKEPISMETPIGDDEDSHLGDFIEDSTQESPVDSATATSLGEATKDVLAGLTAREAKVLRMRFGIDMNTDHTLEEVGKQFDVTRERIRQIEAKALRKLRHPSRSEKLRSFLDEQ, encoded by the coding sequence ATGTCCAGCCAGTCACAAAAGTCCCAACTTAAACTATTAATCGCGCGCGGTAAAGAGCAGGGCTTCTTGACCTATGCCGAAGTGAATGACCACTTGCCGCCCGACATTGTCGATCCGGATCAAGTCGAAGACATCATTCGCATGATCAACGATATGGGTATTCAGGTCTTTGAATCTGCCCCAGATGCCGACGCCTTGTTAATGGCAGACTCAGTTGCCGATGAAGAAGCAGCCGAAGAAGCAGCCGCTGCGCTAGCCAGTGTCGACTCTGACTTTGGCCGCACCACCGACCCAGTGCGTATGTACATGCGTGAAATGGGTACCGTAGAGCTGTTAACTCGCGAAGGTGAGATTGACATTGCGAAACGAATTGAAGAAGGCATTCGAGAAGTTGCCGTCGCAATAGCCGAATACCCTGCGACCGTCGAGACGTTACTTGACGACTACGATCGCTTCTTAGCGGGTGAAATTAAATTATCAGACATCATCACTGGTTTTAGTGATGGCACCGAAGATGACGACATCATTATCGGTGGAACTCACGTTGGCTCAGAAGTCCCTGAAGATGAGCAAGACGACGACGATGATGATGATGATGACAGCGCCGATGAAGATTTAGGACCGGATCCTGAAGAAGCAGCTGAGAAATTCGCTGCCTTGCGCAAGCAACATGAAAAGACCGTTAATGCGATTAAAAAGTACGGTCGAGCTCATAAGTCCGCTCAGAAACAAGTAAGCGAGCTGCAAGAGCAATTCATGCAATTTAAGTTGCTTCCAAAAGAATTCGATCGCTTAACGTCTAAGATGCGTAACAAGATGGATGCTCTTCGCACTCAAGAGCGTTTAATCATGAAGCTCGTCGTCGATCAAGGCAAGATGCCACGCAAAACCTTCATTTCAGAATTTCCTGGCAATGAAACCAATACCAAGTGGTTGAACTCACATCTTAGCAAAGACGTCGCTTATCACGACGCCCTAGAAATGATTGCGGAAGATGTTATTCGTTGCCAAAACAAATTATTACACATCGAAGAAGATACCAACCTTTCAATTGCTGAGTTTAAAGAAACCAACCGCCGCATGAGCATTGGTGAAGCCAAAGCTCGTCGTGCGAAAAAAGAAATGGTTGAAGCAAACTTACGATTGGTAATTTCGATTGCCAAAAAATACACCAATCGCGGCCTACAATTCCTCGACTTAATTCAAGAAGGTAACATTGGCTTGATGAAAGCGGTTGATAAATTCGAATATCGACGCGGCTACAAATTCTCGACTTATGCAACTTGGTGGATCCGTCAAGCGATTACGCGCTCGATTGCCGACCAAGCTCGCACCATTCGTATTCCAGTTCATATGATCGAAACCATCAATAAACTGAATCGAATTTCGCGTCAAATGCTACAAGAAATGGGACGTGAGCCACAGCCCGAAGAATTGGCTGTTCGCATGGAAATGCCCGAAGATAAAATTCGTAAAGTGCTGAAAATTGCAAAAGAGCCAATCTCCATGGAAACACCGATTGGTGATGATGAAGATTCGCATTTAGGTGACTTCATTGAAGACTCAACTCAAGAGTCTCCAGTAGATTCGGCAACGGCTACCAGTTTGGGAGAAGCGACCAAGGATGTTCTTGCAGGATTAACCGCAAGAGAAGCAAAAGTTTTACGTATGCGCTTCGGAATTGATATGAATACCGACCACACGCTTGAAGAAGTGGGTAAGCAGTTCGATGTAACTCGTGAGCGAATTCGACAAATTGAAGCGAAAGCTTTACGTAAACTTCGTCATCCATCTCGCTCTGAAAAATTACGCAGCTTTCTTGACGAGCAGTAA
- the dnaG gene encoding DNA primase: MAGRIPKSFIDDLINRTDIVEVIERRITLKRAGKNYQACCPFHNEKTPSFSVSPDKQFYYCFGCGATGNAVSFVMEYDGLEFVDAIEDLAHAQGLEVPREASSQQPQRQWDHDYYQLMEKTAQFYQQQLKQPKFRERVVTYLKDRGVSGEIARDYGLGYAPDEWHSLQALFGHDQSINKALVDCGMLIEKDSNRYDRFRDRLMFPIRDRRGRVIAFGGRVIDKGEPKYLNSPETEIFHKGQELYGLYEMRQFQRKSEWAVVVEGYMDVVALAQFGIRNAVATLGTATSSTHIQQLFRVCPKIVFCFDGDRAGRDAALRALNHSLPQVRDNRDIRFMFLPDGEDPDTQVRRIGAEQFTQDALKSPSIFEFLLDYLRGQVDMDTFEGPGQLANLAKPFLALIADAIHRERFIQQLAMQVGLSETKLNQLLLGADSSSGQEQSTQHHGHSQHSSPKRELGVPLTNVSQLTPIRRAITLLLHQPQLVTQLPPSDWLANLNQAGNEILRQMIEILRNDPNISVGAIIEHWRGSSIQQHLLKLANEEILTPESGQAQELSDILARLEKSYKEQRFTELQQRSQRGPLSTEEKQEYQSLLLELSH; this comes from the coding sequence ATGGCCGGACGCATTCCCAAATCTTTTATCGATGACTTAATCAACCGTACCGATATTGTTGAAGTGATCGAGCGCCGTATCACCTTGAAGCGAGCGGGTAAAAACTACCAAGCATGCTGTCCTTTTCATAATGAGAAAACCCCCTCTTTTTCTGTCTCGCCCGATAAACAGTTTTACTACTGCTTTGGATGCGGAGCGACGGGCAATGCGGTTAGCTTTGTCATGGAGTACGACGGATTGGAGTTTGTCGATGCCATTGAAGATCTCGCTCATGCTCAAGGCTTAGAGGTTCCACGCGAAGCATCATCACAGCAGCCTCAACGTCAGTGGGATCATGACTACTACCAGTTAATGGAAAAAACGGCTCAATTTTACCAACAGCAGCTAAAACAACCTAAGTTTCGCGAGCGAGTAGTTACTTACCTAAAAGACCGCGGGGTCAGCGGAGAGATAGCCAGAGATTACGGTCTGGGCTACGCTCCAGACGAATGGCATAGCCTACAAGCCTTATTTGGCCACGATCAATCCATAAACAAAGCACTAGTCGATTGTGGCATGCTGATTGAAAAAGACAGTAACCGCTACGATCGTTTTCGTGATCGTTTAATGTTTCCCATTCGTGATCGCCGAGGGCGTGTCATTGCGTTTGGTGGTCGGGTCATCGACAAAGGTGAACCTAAATACCTTAACTCACCTGAAACTGAAATTTTTCACAAAGGGCAAGAACTCTATGGCCTATATGAAATGCGTCAGTTTCAACGAAAGAGTGAGTGGGCTGTTGTGGTTGAGGGCTATATGGACGTGGTTGCGCTTGCCCAATTTGGTATTCGAAATGCGGTAGCAACCTTAGGCACGGCCACCAGTAGTACGCATATTCAGCAATTGTTTCGGGTATGCCCTAAAATCGTTTTTTGCTTTGATGGCGATCGCGCTGGTCGCGACGCGGCACTGCGAGCCTTGAATCACAGCTTACCGCAGGTTCGTGACAATCGAGATATTCGCTTTATGTTTTTACCCGATGGCGAAGATCCCGACACTCAAGTTCGGCGCATTGGCGCTGAGCAATTCACGCAAGATGCGCTCAAGTCTCCTTCCATATTTGAGTTCTTACTCGACTATTTGCGGGGACAAGTTGATATGGATACCTTTGAAGGCCCCGGTCAATTGGCTAATTTAGCCAAACCATTTTTGGCACTCATTGCCGATGCAATTCATCGCGAGCGGTTTATCCAACAATTAGCCATGCAAGTTGGGCTCAGTGAAACTAAACTCAATCAGCTACTGTTAGGAGCAGACTCTTCCTCCGGCCAAGAGCAATCGACGCAGCATCATGGTCACTCGCAACACTCGTCACCTAAACGCGAGCTTGGAGTGCCGTTGACCAATGTCAGCCAACTTACGCCTATTCGTCGCGCCATTACTCTATTGCTGCACCAGCCACAACTGGTCACCCAACTGCCTCCGAGTGATTGGCTGGCGAATTTAAATCAAGCCGGCAATGAAATTTTACGACAAATGATTGAAATTTTGAGAAATGACCCCAACATTAGCGTCGGCGCAATTATTGAACACTGGCGAGGCAGTTCAATACAACAGCATCTTTTGAAATTGGCCAATGAAGAAATATTGACTCCAGAGTCAGGCCAAGCTCAAGAATTGAGTGACATACTCGCTCGACTCGAAAAATCCTATAAGGAACAACGATTTACTGAGTTACAGCAGCGCAGCCAGCGAGGTCCACTGAGTACAGAAGAGAAGCAGGAGTATCAAAGCTTGTTGCTGGAGTTGTCTCACTGA
- a CDS encoding efflux RND transporter permease subunit — MHKMIEWFTKNDVAANLLMITIIVAGLYTLSAKIPVDLFPEMENREVQISMTLPGASPQEVEEGLTIKIEEAIQDIEGIRQMTSRSSEGSTSVTIEVEEGFDVREVLDETKIKVDAINNFPVDAERPLVQIPTWRRDAIGVVLYGDYDALTLRRMAEDIRDEIANLKEVSQAEVDNTLRFEISIEVPEWALRKYDLTLEQVAQALSQNSRDVSAGNLKTEGGEIFIRSRGQAYRANDFAAIPIVTTRDGSMITLGDIAMIRDEFEETPLRTRFNGVPAVEVEVFRTGAESIIEVTQAVKNYIVEKQSQIPQGLSLDFWRDRSEPIKARLQTLTTSAWQGALLVIILLALFLRPAVAVWVCVGIPMSFMGAFLLMPVFDVTLNLMSLFAFILVLGIVVDDAIVTGENVYSHLQNGADPLDAAIKGTQEVAVPVTFGILTTIAAFLPLAFQTGRGSWYAAIPYVVIPVLLFSLIESKLVLPAHLKHVKRRVGNTSMLTRVQQAISNSLERFIERVYQPVLARAMKWRYISLALMLAMFLIVSGSMFSGLTKFVFFPRVQSEVATATLVMPTGTAFETTDRVVSFMTEQARALKEKYRDPETGESVIRNIYSISGGRNSSTGRVRVETVPPEQRSSEITTREIVNEWRKRVGQVAGAEQLNYRAEIGWDRPPINIELRGKDSQALSELGEKLKDKLAKFSAVSDIEDSLSDGKEELQLELKPEASLLGLDLNTVARQVRQAVYGFEVQRVQRGREEVRVMVRYPLSARQSIETLEQMMIRVGANQEVPLWQVANVFPGLSPTSILRIDRQRTLSVTADFDKENGNLSAALSEVSEFLAEQVASYPGASFELAGEARDQEESSRGLLVGALALLIVIYILLAIPFKSYTQPLIVMLVIPFGLIGAVIGHWIMGMDLTLLSFMGMLALSGVVVNDSLVLVDYINSQRKKGVAVLDAVYSAGGRRFRPVLLTSLTTFAGLMPLLFEKSTQAQFLIPMAVSLGFGILFATLITLFIVPINYLILVDIKRYLKRYANDVWGLFESETR, encoded by the coding sequence ATGCATAAGATGATCGAGTGGTTCACTAAAAATGACGTAGCTGCTAACTTGCTAATGATCACCATCATAGTAGCAGGTCTATACACACTGTCAGCGAAAATCCCTGTTGACCTATTTCCAGAAATGGAAAACCGTGAAGTTCAAATATCCATGACACTACCCGGCGCTTCTCCGCAAGAGGTAGAAGAAGGACTTACGATCAAAATCGAAGAAGCGATTCAAGATATTGAAGGCATTCGTCAAATGACCTCTCGCAGTAGCGAGGGAAGTACTTCGGTAACCATCGAAGTTGAAGAGGGTTTCGATGTTCGTGAAGTGCTTGATGAAACAAAAATTAAAGTCGATGCAATCAATAATTTTCCGGTTGACGCTGAGCGTCCTCTAGTGCAGATCCCTACCTGGCGTCGTGATGCGATTGGAGTGGTGCTTTACGGAGACTATGATGCATTAACCTTACGTCGCATGGCGGAAGATATTCGCGATGAAATAGCGAATTTAAAAGAGGTTTCTCAAGCAGAAGTGGATAACACTTTGCGGTTTGAAATTTCAATTGAAGTACCTGAGTGGGCGTTGCGGAAATACGATTTAACCTTGGAGCAAGTGGCTCAAGCTCTTAGTCAAAACTCAAGAGATGTCTCAGCCGGTAATTTGAAAACTGAAGGTGGCGAAATATTTATTCGAAGTCGAGGTCAGGCTTATCGAGCCAATGACTTTGCAGCAATTCCGATCGTGACGACTCGTGATGGTTCGATGATTACGCTGGGCGATATCGCGATGATTCGAGATGAATTTGAAGAGACGCCATTGCGAACTCGCTTTAATGGTGTTCCCGCCGTAGAAGTCGAGGTGTTTCGTACTGGAGCTGAGAGCATAATTGAGGTAACACAAGCAGTTAAAAATTACATCGTTGAAAAGCAGTCACAAATTCCTCAGGGTTTAAGCTTAGATTTTTGGCGAGACCGCAGTGAACCTATAAAAGCGCGCTTACAAACACTCACTACCAGTGCATGGCAAGGTGCGCTTTTAGTAATAATTTTATTGGCTTTATTCTTACGTCCAGCAGTTGCCGTATGGGTTTGTGTTGGCATCCCAATGAGTTTTATGGGGGCTTTTTTGTTGATGCCCGTCTTCGACGTGACATTAAATTTAATGAGTCTCTTCGCATTTATTCTAGTGTTAGGAATTGTCGTCGACGACGCGATTGTTACTGGAGAGAACGTTTATTCGCATTTGCAAAATGGCGCAGACCCATTGGATGCAGCCATTAAAGGCACGCAAGAAGTGGCTGTGCCGGTTACCTTTGGTATATTAACGACGATAGCAGCATTTTTGCCTTTAGCCTTTCAAACGGGTCGAGGTAGTTGGTATGCAGCAATTCCTTATGTTGTTATACCGGTTTTACTTTTTTCATTAATAGAATCAAAACTGGTACTGCCTGCGCATCTTAAACATGTTAAACGCCGAGTAGGAAATACCTCGATGTTAACTCGAGTACAACAAGCGATTTCCAATTCATTGGAACGCTTTATTGAACGAGTTTATCAACCAGTGCTGGCCAGAGCGATGAAGTGGCGCTACATCTCATTGGCTTTAATGCTTGCAATGTTCCTAATTGTTTCTGGATCGATGTTTAGTGGACTAACTAAATTTGTATTTTTCCCGAGAGTACAGAGTGAAGTCGCAACCGCGACCTTAGTTATGCCAACCGGTACGGCATTTGAAACAACGGACCGTGTTGTGTCATTTATGACAGAACAAGCGCGAGCTTTAAAAGAAAAGTATCGTGATCCAGAGACTGGGGAGTCTGTGATTCGAAATATTTATTCCATCAGTGGCGGTCGTAATTCAAGTACCGGTCGAGTTCGTGTTGAAACTGTACCTCCGGAGCAACGCAGTTCAGAAATAACAACGCGTGAAATTGTAAATGAGTGGCGAAAGCGAGTAGGACAAGTCGCAGGTGCTGAGCAATTGAATTACCGCGCTGAAATTGGATGGGATCGGCCTCCGATTAATATCGAGTTGCGAGGAAAAGATAGTCAAGCATTATCTGAGCTAGGCGAGAAGTTAAAAGACAAATTAGCTAAGTTCTCAGCGGTTTCTGATATCGAGGACTCCTTGTCTGACGGGAAAGAAGAGCTCCAGTTAGAGTTAAAGCCAGAAGCAAGCTTACTCGGACTCGACCTAAATACCGTGGCTCGTCAAGTTCGACAAGCTGTGTATGGATTTGAGGTTCAACGAGTTCAGCGTGGCCGAGAAGAAGTTCGAGTCATGGTTCGCTACCCACTGTCGGCACGACAATCGATAGAAACGTTAGAGCAGATGATGATTCGCGTTGGCGCAAATCAAGAAGTTCCGTTGTGGCAAGTTGCCAATGTTTTTCCGGGGCTCTCTCCTACATCCATACTTCGTATCGATCGCCAAAGAACTCTATCTGTGACGGCAGATTTCGATAAAGAGAATGGAAACTTGTCGGCGGCGTTATCGGAAGTATCTGAATTTTTAGCAGAACAGGTCGCTAGTTATCCAGGAGCGAGCTTTGAATTAGCTGGTGAAGCTCGCGATCAAGAAGAGTCTTCACGAGGATTATTAGTGGGCGCTTTAGCTTTATTGATCGTCATTTACATTTTGTTAGCGATTCCTTTCAAGTCTTACACTCAACCACTTATCGTTATGCTAGTTATTCCATTTGGCTTGATCGGTGCGGTCATTGGACATTGGATAATGGGCATGGATTTAACATTACTCAGTTTTATGGGGATGCTGGCATTATCTGGAGTCGTGGTGAACGATTCACTAGTGCTTGTTGATTATATTAATTCACAAAGGAAAAAGGGAGTGGCGGTATTAGATGCTGTTTACTCTGCTGGAGGACGACGCTTTAGACCTGTCTTGCTTACTTCGTTGACGACTTTTGCTGGACTGATGCCTCTGCTATTTGAAAAGTCCACACAAGCTCAATTTCTAATTCCCATGGCGGTGAGTTTAGGTTTTGGTATTTTGTTTGCGACGCTTATTACATTATTTATTGTACCTATCAATTACTTGATACTAGTTGATATCAAGCGTTATTTAAAACGCTATGCGAATGATGTATGGGGACTGTTTGAAAGCGAAACACGTTGA
- a CDS encoding efflux RND transporter periplasmic adaptor subunit: MNEPVTDREIYQSKTPWVAHLLFTLLILIVAFFIVAGMFSSKPEARKWGGRPAPSVAVEVADLTPSDYQVWIESYGTVEALTRTQLVSDVSGRVIEVSPNIRAGGSFKKGDVLVQLDDRDFKIEVDIAASNVADAEVKYLQELAQAELAEKEWNVRPQNEAARELALRKPQVAAALAALEAAKAQLAKAKLNLERTKVRAPFDGKVLSQAVDLGQVINRSQTIAEIYSTDKVEVRLPVKMADLTHLQLPDESNAQIEPPKVIFEGEIGNRTYQWHGELVRSEGAFDTATRMLYVVAEMDQPFVTTEERPAIRIGQFLRAKVAGDRLDNVFVIPRRAVSQDFQVSIAQEGVLKKRKVEPLWTDKQAVVISAVSKLDAMTSELSLASSLTVSDKLILTPTANLPSGTKVKPLGDSAEQTSESFGKPSQNDNKGKGNDKSDSSKTTKPTSSTASANQ; encoded by the coding sequence ATGAACGAACCAGTAACTGACCGCGAAATCTACCAATCAAAAACGCCTTGGGTGGCTCATTTGCTGTTTACATTATTAATACTTATTGTGGCGTTCTTTATCGTAGCAGGAATGTTCAGTAGTAAGCCTGAAGCTCGAAAGTGGGGGGGCAGGCCGGCGCCTAGCGTTGCTGTTGAGGTTGCAGATCTGACTCCCTCTGATTATCAGGTGTGGATTGAGTCCTATGGAACAGTGGAAGCATTAACTCGAACGCAGTTGGTCTCCGATGTTAGTGGTCGAGTGATTGAAGTTTCTCCGAACATTCGTGCTGGAGGAAGTTTTAAAAAGGGTGACGTGCTGGTTCAATTAGATGATCGTGACTTTAAAATTGAAGTCGATATTGCTGCATCCAATGTCGCTGATGCAGAAGTAAAGTATTTACAAGAGCTGGCGCAAGCGGAGTTGGCGGAAAAAGAGTGGAATGTTCGTCCACAAAACGAGGCTGCCCGTGAGTTAGCATTGAGAAAGCCTCAGGTAGCGGCTGCTTTAGCCGCTTTAGAGGCTGCTAAAGCACAACTGGCAAAGGCTAAACTAAATCTTGAGCGTACCAAAGTTCGAGCGCCTTTCGATGGTAAAGTATTGAGTCAGGCGGTTGACCTTGGTCAGGTAATTAATCGCTCGCAGACTATCGCTGAAATTTATTCTACCGATAAAGTTGAAGTGCGCCTCCCAGTTAAAATGGCTGATTTAACTCACCTACAGCTACCTGATGAGTCGAATGCTCAAATTGAACCACCTAAAGTAATTTTTGAAGGCGAAATTGGTAATCGAACCTACCAATGGCATGGCGAGCTAGTGCGCAGTGAAGGAGCGTTCGATACTGCGACTCGAATGCTTTATGTCGTTGCAGAGATGGATCAACCTTTTGTTACCACTGAAGAACGACCAGCGATTCGAATCGGACAATTTCTACGAGCCAAGGTTGCTGGTGACCGACTTGATAATGTTTTTGTTATTCCTCGACGCGCGGTGTCACAAGATTTTCAAGTGAGCATCGCTCAAGAAGGCGTATTGAAGAAGCGAAAAGTGGAGCCTCTTTGGACCGACAAGCAAGCAGTAGTAATATCGGCTGTTTCTAAACTTGATGCTATGACCAGTGAGTTATCGTTGGCTTCGAGTTTAACCGTCAGCGACAAGTTGATTCTTACTCCAACCGCTAATCTGCCGAGCGGTACAAAGGTGAAGCCCCTTGGCGATTCTGCTGAGCAAACTTCAGAAAGCTTTGGTAAGCCGTCTCAAAACGATAACAAGGGCAAAGGAAACGACAAGTCTGACTCGTCTAAAACCACAAAGCCAACTTCCAGCACTGCTTCAGCGAATCAGTAG
- a CDS encoding helix-turn-helix domain-containing protein encodes MIRCHLARLMGEHKMRVADVARETGLSRATVTLLYKETAQKVDLEALDKICLLFDCEVGELLERTENSQISR; translated from the coding sequence ATGATCCGCTGTCATTTAGCCCGACTCATGGGTGAACATAAAATGCGAGTAGCCGATGTTGCCAGAGAAACAGGCTTAAGCAGAGCAACAGTTACTTTGCTTTATAAAGAGACCGCTCAAAAAGTAGATTTGGAAGCACTGGATAAGATCTGTTTACTGTTCGATTGTGAAGTGGGTGAATTATTGGAACGTACTGAGAATAGTCAGATATCTAGATAA
- a CDS encoding EAL domain-containing protein has protein sequence MMRLWIFLLCLGILSSFSSSLHATYDYKPLPPTKIQLNDDTLRVQLSDPLPTKKSSLDISPQEAFYSDRYSFEQFSESTGASPNTFWHKLTLAGSFSDNRPHTFVINFDTYYLRHLDVFIFDGEELVGHHSLGLLATKEAQIDYKGVSAPFSIRNGQELTLLIRKQNDGPGVAPITIYSESQFDLNLKRNFLFWGGAIALLIALALYNVFVYSLNPGRTYLWYLVFHTLTFIYFSALHGFGFLIWPIEMQVWLAQNIMPMNVLLIWSAIQFARVFLTTEVHAPQLHRFIIVINIVTPIALILTYWLPEYYTLPLFFVYQVAASIFGLALGASALINGFRPARYFFISWMCVIVGAALGISAHNHWIPVNFFTLHAFFIGAVAELMLFSVAMADRLRYAEKKAISKAYIDPQRKLPNYSFLVNEFAIQLSHLKSQFDNLSLVVVQTVNYRELVALLGPNILEPIYRAHIERLQRFVKSQDWSVYFHQPSGLEEYFITLPGDQLMFLVKTKDQSEEELEGILQKIIQTTLEPITLKNFEVSLETNAGATPIQKGSSSLLENYRKIQIALLNCKKHHSHWNIYTDEQEESLKQQAGLLHDIKYAINQNQFDIMIQPQMDLFTQEVVGGEVLIRWQHPVRGTVPPQEFIELAEQTGLISQITQQVIDIAFHWISLQKAIPNKFLLAINLSAQELYDNELLPFIEQRIQVYNVHPHHIAFEITESSMMRNAEQSLRTIHQLQQYGFSIAIDDFGTGYSSLSYLQKINADKIKIDLSFVKHIHQNKTNQAIIRTISQLAKSINTKTIAEGIESADELVTIKELACDYGQGHFWSEPLAPEKFAQQYFKRESVTQEVDE, from the coding sequence ATGATGCGATTATGGATTTTTTTACTCTGTCTAGGGATTCTCAGCAGCTTTTCAAGCTCGCTGCATGCCACTTATGATTACAAGCCCCTGCCGCCAACGAAAATCCAGTTAAATGATGATACATTAAGAGTTCAACTCAGCGATCCTTTGCCAACTAAAAAGTCGTCGTTAGATATTTCACCACAAGAAGCCTTTTATTCAGACCGCTATTCATTTGAACAGTTTTCTGAATCAACGGGAGCAAGCCCCAATACGTTTTGGCATAAATTGACACTTGCCGGTAGTTTCTCAGACAATCGACCACATACCTTTGTAATTAACTTCGATACTTACTATCTACGTCACCTCGACGTTTTTATTTTTGATGGTGAAGAGTTAGTGGGTCATCATTCGTTAGGTTTATTAGCAACTAAAGAAGCGCAAATAGATTACAAGGGAGTCTCAGCGCCCTTTTCGATTCGCAATGGCCAAGAACTTACCTTACTCATTCGTAAACAGAATGATGGTCCTGGTGTAGCGCCTATAACGATCTACTCTGAAAGCCAATTTGATTTAAATTTAAAACGAAACTTTTTGTTCTGGGGCGGCGCTATCGCTCTTCTCATAGCCCTCGCGCTTTACAATGTTTTTGTTTATTCATTAAACCCCGGACGAACCTATCTTTGGTATCTAGTATTTCACACCCTTACATTTATTTATTTCTCAGCGTTACATGGGTTTGGCTTTCTTATTTGGCCAATCGAAATGCAAGTTTGGTTAGCCCAAAACATTATGCCAATGAATGTATTATTGATCTGGTCGGCGATTCAGTTTGCACGAGTATTTTTAACCACGGAGGTTCACGCACCTCAACTGCATCGCTTTATTATTGTTATTAACATTGTAACGCCCATTGCACTCATACTCACTTATTGGCTGCCCGAGTATTACACCTTGCCACTGTTTTTTGTGTACCAAGTGGCCGCCTCTATTTTTGGGCTTGCATTAGGCGCTTCGGCTTTAATCAATGGTTTCCGACCAGCTCGGTACTTCTTTATCAGTTGGATGTGCGTTATTGTTGGTGCCGCTTTAGGTATTTCAGCGCATAATCATTGGATTCCGGTCAACTTCTTTACTCTCCATGCATTTTTTATTGGCGCGGTTGCTGAGCTTATGTTGTTTTCGGTTGCTATGGCTGATCGACTTCGTTATGCCGAAAAGAAAGCCATTTCAAAAGCCTACATCGACCCGCAACGTAAGTTGCCTAACTATTCATTTTTGGTCAACGAATTTGCTATTCAATTATCACACTTAAAAAGTCAATTTGATAACTTATCACTCGTCGTTGTCCAAACGGTCAACTATCGCGAACTTGTCGCACTGTTAGGACCAAATATCCTAGAGCCAATCTATCGAGCGCATATCGAACGACTGCAACGCTTTGTTAAAAGCCAAGATTGGTCGGTTTACTTTCATCAGCCGTCTGGATTAGAAGAATATTTTATTACCTTGCCTGGCGATCAGTTAATGTTTCTAGTCAAAACAAAAGATCAATCAGAAGAAGAACTAGAAGGGATACTACAGAAAATTATTCAAACGACACTAGAGCCGATCACGCTTAAGAACTTCGAGGTTTCTTTAGAGACGAATGCTGGAGCCACCCCCATTCAAAAAGGCTCTTCATCCTTATTAGAAAACTATCGTAAGATTCAAATTGCCTTGTTGAATTGTAAGAAACACCATAGCCATTGGAATATCTACACCGACGAACAAGAGGAGTCTCTCAAGCAGCAAGCGGGTTTGTTGCATGATATTAAGTATGCGATTAATCAAAATCAGTTTGATATTATGATACAGCCTCAAATGGATTTGTTTACTCAAGAAGTCGTCGGTGGCGAAGTACTCATTCGTTGGCAGCACCCGGTTCGTGGGACAGTTCCACCACAAGAATTTATTGAACTCGCTGAGCAAACAGGGCTCATCAGTCAAATCACTCAACAAGTTATCGATATAGCGTTTCATTGGATAAGCTTACAAAAAGCTATTCCAAATAAATTTTTACTCGCAATCAATTTGTCCGCTCAAGAGCTGTACGATAATGAGTTGCTACCCTTTATCGAGCAACGCATTCAAGTTTACAACGTGCATCCGCATCATATCGCCTTTGAAATTACCGAGTCATCAATGATGCGCAATGCAGAGCAATCGCTTAGAACTATTCATCAGTTGCAACAATATGGGTTTAGTATTGCTATCGATGATTTTGGAACGGGCTATTCGTCTTTATCTTATTTACAAAAGATCAACGCTGATAAGATTAAAATTGATTTATCTTTTGTTAAACACATTCATCAAAACAAAACCAATCAAGCAATTATTCGAACCATTTCTCAATTGGCTAAGTCGATTAATACGAAAACCATCGCCGAAGGAATTGAGTCAGCCGACGAACTCGTGACGATAAAAGAACTCGCTTGTGATTATGGGCAAGGGCACTTTTGGAGCGAGCCGCTTGCTCCAGAGAAATTTGCTCAACAATATTTTAAACGCGAAAGTGTCACTCAAGAAGTTGACGAATAA